Genomic segment of Elusimicrobiaceae bacterium:
CGCCTTGAGTCTGGTTTCCTCCGCGGATTTGTTCTGCTGATCAGCGCCAGGCGCAGCCGTGTTCGGCGCGGGCGCGGCTGAAGGTTTCATCGGCGGTGTGATCATGACCAGTTTATAAGATACGGGTTCGCGGTACTTGGTGAACAGATGAATGCCGAGCGCGGCCGCGAAATAATGATAGAAGGCGTAACAGGTAATAAGCACAATCGCTATCATGCCGTCGCGGAACAGGCGGGTGCCGCCAGGCATGCCTTCCCGTTTTTTCTTCGCTTTTTCCAGCGCGTGCAGTTTGGCCAGCTCGGCTTTTTTCTGCGCTTCCTGCGTGCTGAGCTCTTCCTGTTTTATTTCCGGCTTGATTTTTTTCCTGGCGTCCTGTTTTTTCTCGTCCGGATCCGGTTTTTGTTCAGGCTTGTCGGAGACTGGCGCCGCAGCAGGTGTATTCTTTCCGGCTTCCAGTATGGCGGCAGCGCGGGCGGTATCTTCCCCATCCGGCGCCGAATCCGCTTCCGGGCCTGCCGGGGCCGGCGCGGGTTCATTCGCGCCCGGTTCCCAGGTTTTTGTTTTGGGCAAAGTGTCCGTATCTGCCGGACGATCTGTTCCGGCGGATTTTTTTGCTTCAAAAGCGGAGTCGAAATCGTGAGTGACTTCAAGTTTTTCCCGAGCGTCCGCCAGGTTCTGCACTTTTAATGCGGATTGCTCGTCTTCAAAATTTATTATCGTGGCATTTACGATAGGCCGGCTGGTATCTCCACCGCGCCCGGTATCGCCCCGGTTTGTATCCCGGCTGGTATCGCCGCGTTCTGTATCCCGGCTGGTATCGTCGCGTTCTGTATCCCGGCTGGTATCGCCGCGTTCTGTATCCCGGTTGGTATCCCTGCCTGCGGGTTCGGCGGGCTGTTCGTCGTAATATTCCTCGCCTTTTTCTTTTCTGGCCTTAAACTCGGTATATAGCAGGGAAATTTCCTGATGCAGTTTTCCGGCGGAAACCGGCCGGTTGTTCGGTTCCTGCGCTATGCAGCTTTGGACTGACCGCAAAAATACCGGCGGCAGATCTCTGCGC
This window contains:
- a CDS encoding protein kinase, which gives rise to MDREKIGSYIASDKLYEGRLTTTYKATHESTGNVRALRIYKFRIPADKADVRRILRIEATVFSELYNNQIVRTYDSGFHKDLFYIVTDLIGGETLANRLSREKTLPAETILKIALNISEAIAYAHDLGIIHSDLTPANIFIREGFADAVITDFRKRCLFDRPELKKLLAPLQDAESMTKWKNYAAPESRLTGDFSTRSDVYQMGLVLHDCIYGAGTAFSQTKEERRDLPPVFLRSVQSCIAQEPNNRPVSAGKLHQEISLLYTEFKARKEKGEEYYDEQPAEPAGRDTNRDTERGDTSRDTERDDTSRDTERGDTSRDTNRGDTGRGGDTSRPIVNATIINFEDEQSALKVQNLADAREKLEVTHDFDSAFEAKKSAGTDRPADTDTLPKTKTWEPGANEPAPAPAGPEADSAPDGEDTARAAAILEAGKNTPAAAPVSDKPEQKPDPDEKKQDARKKIKPEIKQEELSTQEAQKKAELAKLHALEKAKKKREGMPGGTRLFRDGMIAIVLITCYAFYHYFAAALGIHLFTKYREPVSYKLVMITPPMKPSAAPAPNTAAPGADQQNKSAEETRLKA